One window from the genome of Mustela lutreola isolate mMusLut2 chromosome 11, mMusLut2.pri, whole genome shotgun sequence encodes:
- the LOC131811222 gene encoding protein enabled homolog translates to MAGGGGTRGRAGSVLASRSAAPSGLLRQRRIHFPNKQPELTETPPSSPPPPPPPPLQQPPPLPPPPPPSFPPRPASAQAQRLTPPLRSRSRGQPRPLRARAPRRRSADSRGRGRGRGLVFPASRRRTSPQPCAARGFGERGCCGALKDAESAGEARPGPGTDWLLHLREPEALRRRKDRHAVTLEAGLTPSSRFLETRDPDTPPPSARTPPPGCWSRACGRDVLVDAGCPVLKATSRLQSGA, encoded by the coding sequence ATGGCGGGCGGGGGAGGCACGCGCGGGCGGGCGGGGTCGGTGCTGGCCTCGCGATCCGCAGCTCCCTCCGGGCTGCTTCGGCAGCGGCGGATCCACTTCCCGAACAAACAGCCGGAACTGACAGAAacacctccctcttctccccctcctcctcctcctcctcctcttcagcagccgccgccgctgccgccgccgccgcctccctccttcccgccccgccccgccagcGCGCAGGCGCAGCGTTTGACACCGCCTTTGCGCAGCCGCAGCCGCGGCCAGCCCCGCCCTCTCCGCGCTCGCGCCCCGCGCAGGCGCTCCGCGGACTCccgcgggcgcgggcgcgggcgcgggctaGTCTTCCCTGCGTCTCGTCGGCGGACGTCGCCGCAGCCGTGCGCGGCCCGGGGATTCGGAGAGCGGGGTTGCTGTGGAGCCCTGAAGGACGCCGAGAGCGCCGGAGAAGCTCGGCCGGGGCCCGGGACGGACTGGCTCCTGCATCTTCGAGAGCCGGAGGCGCTGCGGAGACGGAAAGACCGGCACGCAGTGACCTTGGAGGCGGGGCTTACGCCCAGCTCCCGGTTTCTCGAGACCCGGGATCCGGACACTCCGCCCCCTTCCGCACGGACGCCGCCTCCGGGGTGCTGGTCCCGGGCCTGCGGACGGGACGTCCTGGTGGACGCTGGCTGTCCGGTGTTGAAGGCCACGAGTCGCCTGCAGAGCGGAGCATGA